In Spirochaetota bacterium, the following are encoded in one genomic region:
- a CDS encoding transporter, with translation MKISARNVLKGKIKKINTGAVNSEVTIELAGGQELISVITNASVANLGLKEGSSVYGVVKASNVMIAVD, from the coding sequence ATGAAAATCAGCGCGCGCAACGTGCTTAAAGGAAAGATCAAAAAGATAAACACCGGGGCGGTGAACTCGGAGGTGACCATCGAGCTCGCGGGCGGACAGGAGCTCATATCGGTCATCACCAACGCCTCCGTGGCGAACCTGGGCCTCAAGGAGGGCTCCTCCGTCTATGGGGTCGTCAAGGCCTCGAACGTCATGATTGCTGTTGACTAG
- a CDS encoding helix-turn-helix domain-containing protein: protein MPGMMMNTKEVAEYLGVHEKQVYALIRDRDLPATRITGKWIFPKDLIDRWIAVHAKAGEEGGAKKHRGADTSLLAAGSNDPVLEILLNTVKEASPGMLIFSSSTGSTQGLRLLGAGETDIAWCHLLDPATGTYNIPYLSSHLGDKKFAVVHLFFRELGFISAKDAPRRIERFEDLTGEGMRFINRQEGSGTRVFLDYNLNQRGIDPGRIDGYGRVVYTHLEAGLALLSGEANVCLATVAVSRLLGLPFVPLVKESFDMVLAQETFFARGVQAFIETLNTETFRKRVAPLGDYDFSNSGRIVHTTS from the coding sequence ATGCCCGGCATGATGATGAACACCAAAGAGGTCGCGGAATACCTGGGCGTGCACGAGAAACAGGTCTACGCCCTCATACGCGACCGCGACCTTCCCGCGACCAGGATCACGGGCAAGTGGATTTTCCCCAAGGACCTCATCGACCGATGGATCGCCGTCCATGCGAAAGCGGGGGAGGAGGGGGGCGCGAAGAAGCATCGGGGGGCCGATACCAGCCTCCTGGCGGCGGGAAGCAATGATCCCGTTCTCGAGATCCTCCTCAACACGGTGAAGGAAGCGTCCCCCGGGATGCTCATCTTCAGCTCCAGCACCGGGAGCACCCAGGGCCTGCGCCTCCTTGGCGCTGGTGAGACCGATATCGCCTGGTGCCACTTGCTCGATCCCGCGACGGGAACCTATAACATACCCTACCTCTCGTCGCACCTGGGCGATAAGAAGTTCGCCGTGGTGCACCTCTTCTTCAGGGAGCTGGGATTCATTTCCGCCAAGGACGCCCCCCGGCGCATCGAACGGTTCGAGGACCTCACCGGGGAGGGCATGCGCTTCATCAATCGGCAGGAGGGATCGGGCACGCGGGTGTTTCTCGATTACAATCTGAACCAGCGCGGGATCGATCCCGGCCGCATCGACGGCTACGGGCGCGTGGTGTATACGCACCTGGAGGCGGGACTCGCGCTCCTGTCGGGCGAGGCGAACGTGTGCCTGGCGACGGTCGCGGTATCGCGCCTCCTGGGGCTCCCCTTCGTGCCCCTCGTGAAGGAAAGCTTCGACATGGTCCTCGCGCAGGAGACCTTCTTCGCGCGCGGGGTGCAGGCGTTCATAGAGACCCTCAACACCGAAACATTCAGAAAGCGCGTCGCGCCGCTGGGGGATTACGATTTTTCGAACTCGGGCAGGATCGTGCATACGACGTCGTAG